Genomic segment of Paenibacillus sp. FSL R5-0623:
CTTCAATCATTTGATGAACATGGGCTTCACGCCACATATGAAAAAGTAGTAAAACTCCCATCAAAATGATTAAACCTGTGAGTAAAAGCATTACCACGGCAAGGGAAGGAACGTATTCAGAGCGGGTGCCCCTTCAACCCCCCACCAAACCAGACTAATCGTTAACATGACAAAAATAAAAATGAGTGAATTAACAAACCTCTTGCTCAATTTTAATCGACGTGAAGGATGTAATTCTGTTCGTGTAGGAAGCGAACCCGCTTCGGGGATCGATTCCTCCGTTGAATTTGGCATTTTTTTGGAGCGTGATGGTGCCCTTTGAGGAAGTACTGGACTTTCCAGTTTTTCTGTATAAGGCTTGCGCTGTGATCTAGGTAAAGAAACGGAAGTAATTGGTGTGATTCCGCCAACCTCAGCAGCTGCTGCCGTTTCAGCAACGATGCTTACTTGAGAAGCCACCTGACGCTCGGATTTCTCTTTTTTATCCGATTGACGATGGCGCTGACTGCCATATGTCTTCATTCTACTTAATGGCTGATTCATGATCCCCTCCGAAAACGTATCGCTAATCCGGACACCAAATCAATAATAAAGTGACATAATATAGGCGCCCATAATGTGCCGGACTGCAAGTAAATCCAACCCAATCCATAACTTGAGACAAACACCCAGCCTGTTGGAATCCAGTGGCGCAAATAACGAATATGGATAACTGCAAATAAAATACTTGTCCAGTAAGGACCGATGGCATGTTGGATGGCTCCACGGAATAATAATTCCTCACACACAGCAACAATGGCTGCTATACATACAATGTGCCAGATCGGACGCCCACGGAACAGCATCTCGTTAATTCCACCGTCATCCATGCTTTCCTGAGGTATAACATACGACAGTACCAAGTCCATAACAAGCATAATTCCTGCAAGACCAAGACCCCACCATATAAATTGGTAATTGTCAGGCCATGCGAGTACATCTAACAAGTTTCGTTTCTGCAATAAGATCCACACAACTCCGATAATCAGTGTCAGACCTTGTGTAAAGTATAGATTGATTAAAAGCAAACGCTCGGTAAGCTGCTGTGGCTCAGCCTTCTGAATCTTGAACTTGGGAAACTTGAATTTTTTCATCGGATGCGTCTGTCCTCTTGA
This window contains:
- a CDS encoding type II CAAX endopeptidase family protein, coding for MKKFKFPKFKIQKAEPQQLTERLLLINLYFTQGLTLIIGVVWILLQKRNLLDVLAWPDNYQFIWWGLGLAGIMLVMDLVLSYVIPQESMDDGGINEMLFRGRPIWHIVCIAAIVAVCEELLFRGAIQHAIGPYWTSILFAVIHIRYLRHWIPTGWVFVSSYGLGWIYLQSGTLWAPILCHFIIDLVSGLAIRFRRGS